One window of Metamycoplasma arthritidis genomic DNA carries:
- the tsaB gene encoding tRNA (adenosine(37)-N6)-threonylcarbamoyltransferase complex dimerization subunit type 1 TsaB — protein MKLFLETSLEDLYLALIDKNNKIVKSIHIPSLVKKTDALFCEINNLFDNTNYSIHNIKAIYVTLGPGSFSGARIGLLFARTIAQVTNVKMFVTYTYELFKKQLQLSKKWENLVLIKANKHSQYKIDFHQDEITTTLIENNNNYHAFDYKQFEAKTVLYLATFKEVKNPMEIELAYLHNPQIGGLK, from the coding sequence ATGAAACTTTTTTTAGAAACTAGTCTAGAAGATTTATATCTAGCTTTGATTGATAAAAATAATAAAATAGTTAAATCGATTCACATTCCTTCATTGGTTAAAAAAACTGATGCTTTGTTTTGCGAAATTAATAACCTTTTTGATAACACTAACTACTCAATTCATAACATAAAAGCAATCTATGTGACACTCGGTCCAGGAAGTTTTAGCGGCGCAAGAATAGGGCTACTTTTTGCTAGAACAATTGCGCAAGTAACTAATGTCAAAATGTTTGTAACATATACTTATGAACTTTTTAAAAAACAACTTCAATTAAGCAAAAAATGAGAAAATCTTGTTTTAATTAAAGCCAATAAACACTCGCAATACAAGATTGATTTTCATCAAGATGAAATTACAACAACTTTGATTGAAAATAATAACAATTACCACGCTTTTGATTACAAACAATTTGAAGCAAAGACCGTCCTATATTTGGCCACCTTTAAAGAAGTAAAAAATCCAATGGAAATTGAACTAGCTTACTTACACAATCCACAAATTGGAGGGCTAAAGTAA
- the tsaE gene encoding tRNA (adenosine(37)-N6)-threonylcarbamoyltransferase complex ATPase subunit type 1 TsaE, whose product MNKKFIFKDGQSLNTLVSYILSKSKIEALLLNGELGAGKTTLTAQIAKALGEKKPVVSPTFNTILVYDKLVHIDAYNLRGNLFAFEDYFEDKLVVIEWAKNIEHFFKNYIEINVYFSDQNEHVFEIIKEF is encoded by the coding sequence ATGAACAAAAAATTCATTTTTAAAGACGGACAATCTTTAAACACATTAGTTTCATATATTCTTTCAAAATCAAAGATTGAAGCTTTATTACTAAATGGTGAATTGGGGGCGGGTAAAACCACTTTAACGGCACAAATCGCAAAGGCACTAGGCGAAAAAAAACCAGTTGTATCGCCTACTTTTAATACTATTTTAGTATACGATAAATTAGTACATATCGACGCTTACAATCTACGAGGAAATTTATTTGCTTTTGAAGATTATTTTGAAGATAAATTAGTAGTAATTGAATGAGCCAAAAACATTGAGCATTTCTTTAAAAATTATATTGAAATCAATGTTTATTTTAGTGATCAAAACGAACACGTCTTTGAAATCATAAAGGAGTTTTAG
- the msrA gene encoding peptide-methionine (S)-S-oxide reductase MsrA: MKKIYVAGGCFWGVQGFLKTIKGIKKTTVGYANSLLENPTYELVKSHVTDAVETVEVIYDENILSLKDIVKKLFAVIDPTARNYQGPDHGRQYRNGFYFVDQEDGVMLRELMLEFSKKYEKPLATEILPLDNYYLAEDYHQDYFDKHPNAVCHIKF; encoded by the coding sequence ATGAAAAAAATCTATGTTGCCGGAGGATGTTTTTGAGGTGTTCAAGGCTTTCTAAAAACTATTAAGGGAATCAAAAAAACAACAGTAGGATATGCTAATTCTTTACTAGAAAATCCAACTTATGAGCTAGTAAAGTCACATGTTACTGACGCCGTTGAAACTGTTGAAGTTATTTATGACGAAAACATTCTTTCTTTAAAAGATATTGTTAAAAAATTATTTGCAGTAATCGATCCTACTGCTAGAAATTATCAAGGCCCAGATCATGGTCGTCAATATCGTAATGGTTTTTATTTTGTCGACCAAGAAGATGGCGTTATGTTAAGAGAATTAATGCTAGAATTTTCAAAAAAATATGAAAAGCCACTCGCAACGGAAATTTTACCTTTAGATAATTATTATTTAGCCGAAGATTATCATCAAGATTATTTCGACAAACATCCAAATGCTGTTTGCCATATTAAGTTTTAG
- a CDS encoding putative cysteine peptidase, translating to MILPYELIEYRKIEQQYSKKDKEIIESVVKCSIEEYVQFLELEIFKYNKKFNYKLKKLIICYDGYGNPYVYAEFEEKGHILVSLINNESVLINPLNKKRILNNIDLNKKYTIDYIRHALRETKEEYISAFSLETGFSVKNNPILRNLRKEKFSIKSNLNDKKLIHEKHKIKKQIANYYKKEVPKNKNKGVGEIIYADVELKHSWWFKTKAEGFGYADGKSYSEQEKQGYPSYKEGLCHYVGAAMLLQYAEYFMSRDVFGFSGAWKYMESGATNLSKFPESPTINKYLVLDLWGRHANWAIKTTGAYFKSTMWSFLQSDGKKPSVYVQRRSMGAIWPWKWIDDNKVFMTYGHVYNPNNGQTIGHSIMPYGYYNKGPNKYLAHFGWEDYSQVIVSQNLQTQVWLIALVQNNPQVKPTLRKHFYYEGKYYTGEEATEIFNNKFKK from the coding sequence ATGATATTGCCCTATGAACTAATAGAATATAGAAAAATAGAACAACAATATTCCAAAAAAGATAAAGAAATTATTGAAAGCGTAGTCAAATGTAGTATTGAAGAATACGTTCAATTTCTAGAACTAGAAATTTTTAAATACAATAAAAAATTTAATTACAAATTAAAAAAGCTTATTATTTGTTACGACGGGTATGGTAACCCCTACGTTTATGCCGAATTTGAAGAAAAAGGTCACATTCTAGTTTCACTAATTAACAACGAAAGCGTTTTAATTAATCCATTAAACAAAAAAAGAATTTTAAATAATATTGACTTAAACAAAAAATATACTATCGATTATATTAGACACGCACTTCGTGAAACTAAGGAAGAGTATATTTCCGCATTTTCTTTAGAAACAGGATTTAGTGTTAAAAATAATCCAATTTTAAGGAATTTACGAAAAGAAAAGTTTAGTATAAAAAGCAATTTAAATGATAAGAAATTAATTCATGAAAAACATAAAATTAAAAAACAAATAGCAAATTACTATAAAAAAGAGGTTCCAAAAAATAAAAATAAGGGTGTTGGTGAGATTATTTACGCGGATGTAGAATTAAAACATTCATGATGATTTAAAACTAAGGCAGAAGGCTTTGGATATGCTGATGGCAAATCCTATTCTGAACAAGAAAAGCAAGGATATCCAAGTTATAAAGAAGGACTATGTCACTATGTTGGCGCAGCCATGTTACTACAATATGCTGAATATTTTATGAGTAGAGACGTCTTTGGATTTAGCGGAGCATGAAAATACATGGAAAGTGGCGCTACTAATTTATCAAAATTTCCAGAATCGCCAACCATTAATAAATACCTTGTTTTAGACTTGTGGGGGAGACATGCAAATTGAGCAATAAAAACCACTGGAGCATATTTTAAGAGCACTATGTGAAGTTTTTTGCAAAGTGATGGTAAAAAGCCAAGCGTATATGTCCAAAGAAGATCAATGGGCGCTATTTGACCTTGAAAGTGAATAGATGATAATAAGGTTTTTATGACTTATGGCCATGTTTATAATCCTAACAATGGTCAAACAATAGGACATTCAATAATGCCATATGGTTATTACAATAAGGGGCCAAACAAATATTTAGCTCATTTCGGTTGAGAAGATTATAGCCAAGTTATTGTCTCACAAAATTTACAAACTCAAGTTTGATTAATTGCTTTAGTGCAAAATAATCCTCAAGTAAAACCAACATTAAGAAAACATTTTTACTACGAAGGAAAATACTACACGGGCGAGGAAGCCACGGAAATATTTAATAATAAATTTAAAAAATAG
- a CDS encoding M17 family metallopeptidase has translation MEIVKKLDDKRNKSVLLKAAFGCCEVLDIIVKKQEAITEILEKNEAYVYFKNREELSYDDLYEFAKSLTLNAARDYQIDLVSFATPKLSLEKVVDAFTKGINFSAANIYNAKTFTKKVNPSNLSLLVEKQSEEVKTAFDKAKILIDAQNFARNLGITPPNELNSEKLAQIVADDFKQYKNLKITVLNKKQIEELKMGLLLSVNRGSMFEARVVVIEYNGDPSSKEKTVLVGKGITFDSGGYSLKPSKFMLGMKYDMSGSAIVAATLKAVAQLKPKKNIAAIMCITDNRVNGDASLPDSVWTSMSGKTVEINNTDAEGRLVLADGLYYGATVLGATRLIDVATLTGAMSRALGDTYTGIWATSDQAWDDIKKAADLQNELIWRMPWDDDYEEFMKGSVVADLKNTDYSGNAGSCSAAMFLKEFTNDVEFIHCDIAGTNDIDERPMFPLVKTLTEMALN, from the coding sequence ATGGAAATTGTTAAAAAATTAGACGACAAAAGAAACAAATCAGTTCTTCTAAAAGCAGCTTTTGGCTGTTGTGAAGTTCTTGATATTATCGTAAAAAAACAAGAAGCAATAACTGAAATTTTAGAAAAAAACGAAGCTTATGTTTACTTTAAAAATAGAGAAGAGTTAAGTTATGACGATTTATACGAATTTGCTAAGTCACTAACACTTAATGCTGCTCGTGATTATCAAATTGATCTAGTTTCTTTTGCAACTCCAAAACTAAGCTTAGAAAAAGTAGTTGACGCTTTTACTAAAGGAATTAACTTTAGTGCCGCTAATATTTATAATGCTAAAACTTTTACTAAAAAAGTTAATCCAAGCAATTTAAGCTTACTAGTTGAAAAACAAAGTGAAGAAGTAAAAACCGCCTTTGATAAAGCAAAAATCCTAATTGATGCCCAAAACTTTGCAAGAAATTTAGGAATTACTCCTCCTAACGAACTTAATAGTGAAAAATTAGCTCAAATCGTTGCTGATGATTTTAAACAATATAAAAATCTAAAAATTACTGTTCTTAACAAAAAACAAATTGAAGAACTAAAAATGGGCTTACTACTTTCAGTAAACCGTGGTTCAATGTTCGAAGCAAGAGTAGTAGTGATTGAATACAATGGCGATCCTAGCTCAAAAGAAAAAACTGTTCTAGTTGGTAAAGGTATTACTTTTGACTCTGGTGGTTATTCTCTTAAACCTTCAAAATTCATGCTAGGAATGAAATATGACATGTCAGGAAGTGCTATTGTTGCCGCCACTTTAAAGGCAGTTGCGCAACTAAAACCAAAGAAAAATATTGCTGCAATCATGTGTATTACCGACAATAGAGTTAACGGCGATGCTTCATTACCCGATTCAGTATGAACTTCAATGAGCGGTAAAACTGTAGAAATCAATAACACTGATGCCGAAGGTAGATTAGTGCTAGCCGATGGACTTTACTATGGCGCTACTGTCTTAGGCGCTACTAGATTAATTGATGTTGCAACTTTAACTGGGGCAATGTCAAGAGCCCTAGGTGACACTTACACTGGAATTTGAGCAACCTCAGATCAAGCTTGAGATGATATTAAAAAAGCTGCTGATCTTCAAAATGAGTTAATTTGAAGAATGCCTTGAGACGACGACTACGAAGAATTCATGAAAGGTTCAGTAGTAGCCGATTTAAAAAATACTGACTATAGTGGAAATGCTGGCTCATGCTCTGCGGCTATGTTCTTAAAAGAATTTACCAACGATGTTGAGTTTATTCACTGCGACATTGCTGGAACAAATGACATCGATGAACGCCCAATGTTCCCATTGGTAAAAACCTTAACAGAAATGGCATTGAATTAA
- a CDS encoding M17 family metallopeptidase: MLNYQQERNKDMLLKAVFEGDKLPEFVAAKSNFVTELFQQNEAYIFISKDVKNYYDFTKVVDKIILAKRRNFQIDVASFTKFLTKDEVIRAFVMRSAFHEAKLYSAKTEKKDEDQPSLSLLLTTDKSEFINNLKVVSEAINGARNLQITPPNVATSEYIAKEIETEFNKVKGLKVSVLDRKEIEKLNMGLMLAVNAGSSYEPRVVVVEYQGNPGSDQKFVYVGKGITFDTGGYNTKGYHMEHMKFDMSGSVICAYAVKAIAELGIKANVSAIMMLTDNAIDTHATVPESVIKSMSGKTVEITDTDAEGRLVLADGLYYGATKLNATLLVDVATLTGTMVTALGATYSGIYSTCCKRWYEFKQSAANVYEKVWRLPLHEDFNKPNKSSLVADLNNYSTSEKSDCNTAAMFLKEFTNKVCYIHCDVAGTADSKGMGLGTLVATLVEFAKTQANDNKEKCHGNC; encoded by the coding sequence ATGCTAAATTATCAACAAGAAAGAAACAAAGACATGTTGCTAAAAGCTGTTTTTGAAGGTGATAAATTACCAGAATTTGTTGCTGCCAAAAGTAATTTTGTGACTGAATTATTTCAACAAAATGAAGCTTATATTTTTATTTCAAAAGATGTAAAAAACTATTATGATTTTACCAAAGTTGTAGATAAAATCATTCTGGCCAAAAGAAGGAATTTCCAAATCGATGTTGCTTCTTTTACTAAGTTTTTAACTAAAGATGAAGTAATTAGAGCTTTTGTGATGCGTTCTGCATTTCATGAAGCAAAACTATATTCAGCAAAAACTGAAAAAAAAGACGAAGATCAACCTTCCTTATCACTTTTGCTAACAACTGACAAATCGGAATTTATTAACAATTTAAAAGTTGTTAGTGAAGCTATTAACGGGGCTAGAAATTTACAAATTACGCCACCAAACGTTGCAACTAGTGAATATATTGCTAAAGAAATTGAAACCGAGTTTAACAAAGTCAAAGGTTTAAAAGTTTCAGTGCTAGATCGTAAAGAAATTGAAAAACTTAATATGGGGTTAATGCTAGCTGTTAATGCCGGTAGCTCTTACGAACCAAGAGTTGTTGTTGTTGAATACCAAGGCAATCCTGGAAGCGATCAAAAATTTGTCTATGTTGGCAAGGGTATTACTTTCGATACCGGTGGATATAACACTAAAGGCTATCACATGGAACACATGAAATTCGACATGTCAGGCTCAGTAATTTGTGCATACGCAGTTAAAGCAATCGCTGAGCTAGGCATTAAAGCCAATGTATCAGCTATTATGATGCTAACTGACAACGCAATTGATACTCACGCAACTGTTCCTGAATCAGTCATTAAATCAATGAGTGGTAAAACTGTAGAAATTACCGACACCGATGCCGAAGGTAGATTAGTGCTAGCCGATGGGCTTTACTATGGGGCAACTAAATTGAACGCAACATTATTAGTCGATGTTGCAACTTTAACCGGAACAATGGTTACTGCTTTAGGAGCAACTTATAGCGGAATTTATTCAACATGCTGCAAACGTTGATATGAATTTAAACAATCAGCAGCAAATGTATATGAAAAAGTATGAAGATTACCATTGCACGAAGATTTCAATAAACCAAACAAAAGTTCTTTAGTAGCTGACTTAAATAACTACTCTACTTCAGAAAAATCAGACTGTAATACTGCAGCTATGTTCTTAAAAGAATTTACTAATAAAGTTTGCTACATCCACTGTGATGTTGCCGGAACCGCCGATAGCAAAGGTATGGGGCTTGGCACACTTGTAGCAACACTAGTAGAATTTGCCAAAACCCAAGCTAACGATAACAAGGAGAAATGCCATGGAAATTGTTAA
- a CDS encoding uracil-DNA glycosylase, with product MTFNFKNFLEQEMKKTYFKNLTSLLVTRPNPKDILPPRNKVFAAYENFDFDNLKVILIGQDPYPTKGVADGLCFSSLEAKTPASLLNIFSEIQSSYPDVVFNSNCLQTWKDQGVLLMNKILTVDAWKPLSHKKFGWEIFNHNLLEELNNEYENIIYLLLGNEAKNFVLDLDLSAQHILATSHPSPLGCHKGFKGSKIFEKVNTKLKEIGKKEINWSTN from the coding sequence ATGACTTTTAATTTTAAAAATTTTTTAGAACAAGAAATGAAGAAAACTTACTTCAAAAACTTGACTTCTCTTTTAGTTACACGACCTAACCCAAAAGACATTCTGCCGCCACGCAACAAAGTCTTTGCTGCTTATGAGAACTTTGACTTTGATAATTTAAAAGTAATTTTAATCGGCCAAGATCCTTATCCTACCAAAGGAGTTGCCGATGGGTTATGCTTTTCATCGTTAGAAGCAAAAACTCCGGCATCATTGCTAAACATTTTTAGTGAAATTCAAAGTAGTTATCCGGATGTGGTTTTTAATTCTAATTGTTTACAAACATGAAAAGATCAGGGCGTACTGCTAATGAATAAAATATTAACTGTTGATGCCTGAAAACCACTTTCCCATAAAAAATTTGGTTGAGAAATATTCAATCACAATCTATTAGAAGAACTTAATAATGAATATGAAAATATCATTTATTTACTGCTAGGTAATGAAGCCAAAAACTTTGTTTTAGACCTTGATTTGTCAGCACAACACATTCTTGCCACTTCGCATCCTTCACCGCTTGGATGTCACAAAGGGTTTAAAGGCTCAAAAATATTTGAGAAAGTTAATACTAAGCTTAAAGAAATTGGCAAAAAAGAAATTAATTGATCAACTAATTAG
- the fmt gene encoding methionyl-tRNA formyltransferase: MNQKIKIILAGTGTFSAKIFKSLLDNDRFEVVGLISQPNRALDRSKNVILTPVAKLAKEYQVTLFQPNKIKEIVDELKEREFDFFITAAYGQIIPNDILALPKKAAINVHGSILEKYRGAAPVQHAILNDEKETGISLIYMIDKMDAGDIIAIEKVQIEEDDTALEIYDKLAKVAIENLPLWLDKLYKNEIIATKQDESKVTFASKIKNEDAELHLEMSTKEALNKIRAFNDQPGAFIVKNQKRLKIFQATNQKNKSPLVLEFADGKLYLIEYQFEGKKRIKHTF, translated from the coding sequence ATGAATCAAAAAATTAAAATTATCCTCGCAGGAACCGGAACTTTTTCTGCCAAGATTTTTAAAAGTCTTTTAGATAATGACAGATTTGAGGTCGTTGGACTAATAAGTCAACCGAATCGCGCCCTTGATCGTAGCAAAAATGTAATTCTAACTCCAGTAGCCAAACTAGCAAAAGAATACCAAGTTACTTTATTTCAACCAAATAAAATAAAAGAAATTGTTGACGAATTAAAAGAACGAGAATTTGATTTTTTTATAACTGCAGCTTATGGGCAAATTATTCCTAATGATATTTTGGCATTGCCAAAAAAAGCTGCTATTAATGTGCACGGCAGTATTCTAGAAAAATACCGAGGAGCGGCCCCAGTGCAACATGCAATTTTGAACGACGAAAAGGAAACTGGTATTTCACTAATTTACATGATTGACAAAATGGATGCCGGCGATATTATCGCTATTGAAAAGGTTCAAATTGAAGAAGATGACACAGCATTGGAAATTTATGATAAATTGGCAAAAGTAGCGATCGAAAATCTCCCTCTTTGATTAGATAAACTATATAAAAACGAAATAATTGCCACAAAGCAAGACGAAAGCAAAGTCACTTTCGCGTCAAAAATTAAAAATGAAGACGCTGAATTACATTTAGAAATGAGCACAAAAGAAGCACTTAACAAAATTAGAGCTTTTAATGATCAACCTGGCGCTTTCATTGTTAAAAACCAAAAAAGACTAAAAATTTTTCAGGCAACTAATCAAAAAAACAAAAGTCCACTTGTACTTGAATTTGCTGATGGAAAATTGTATTTAATTGAATATCAATTTGAAGGTAAAAAACGAATTAAACACACCTTTTAA
- a CDS encoding BMP family ABC transporter substrate-binding protein, with the protein MKKLSKLFLAIAGSSTLFTLPLVAAACGQTTHPQRPSEFFADVKKNDTYSLNQDQINNMGKTAVITNGGDINDRSFNQSAWEGVLNFMEQVKAPIQKYDVFKVSDGTFQEAYKRALAQGYKYWVLPGFLNQEQIKKFYTEHKEEMKKKGVRLIAVDFTLEGIADQGMGISINFKIKEGGFMAGYAAGKFLSQYSNAADRTISTFGGGAFPGVTDFNEGFYKGILKWNKEQTDKNKRITSTDGENVHLNSGFEPKDTMTSVINSVLSKNPKMVLPVAGPATNATVQNQSFGNKLIVGVDTDQANTVSKHKDRFFTSILKKIGQSVYDVIASIITGQVQSNLGEFKDGEKSAALEKGVAEGWVGLSKTHLTGEDQAKATEALEAAKKIFDGLDETHKKWLAGGYVKAEDTSETSDIQTRINALSKAINESAQA; encoded by the coding sequence ATGAAAAAATTGAGTAAGTTATTTTTGGCAATAGCTGGATCATCTACTTTATTCACTCTTCCTTTGGTGGCTGCTGCTTGTGGTCAAACAACACACCCACAGAGACCTAGTGAATTCTTTGCTGATGTTAAAAAGAACGATACATACAGTTTAAATCAAGACCAAATCAACAACATGGGTAAAACAGCTGTTATTACCAATGGTGGTGACATTAATGATAGATCATTCAACCAATCAGCTTGAGAAGGTGTTTTAAACTTCATGGAACAAGTAAAAGCACCTATTCAAAAATATGATGTTTTCAAAGTTAGTGATGGTACTTTCCAAGAAGCTTACAAACGTGCCCTTGCTCAAGGATACAAATATTGAGTTCTTCCAGGTTTCTTAAACCAAGAACAAATTAAAAAATTCTATACAGAACATAAAGAAGAAATGAAGAAAAAAGGCGTTAGATTAATCGCTGTTGACTTTACTTTAGAAGGCATCGCTGATCAAGGAATGGGCATTTCAATCAACTTCAAGATTAAAGAAGGTGGATTTATGGCCGGATACGCAGCTGGGAAATTCCTTTCACAATATTCAAACGCTGCTGACAGAACCATTTCAACTTTTGGTGGTGGAGCATTCCCTGGGGTAACTGACTTTAATGAAGGCTTTTACAAAGGTATTCTTAAGTGAAATAAAGAACAAACTGACAAAAACAAACGTATTACCTCAACCGATGGTGAAAATGTTCACTTAAACTCGGGTTTTGAACCAAAAGACACCATGACTTCGGTTATTAACTCAGTTCTATCTAAGAACCCAAAAATGGTGTTGCCAGTAGCTGGCCCTGCAACAAATGCAACCGTTCAAAATCAATCATTTGGTAATAAACTAATTGTTGGTGTTGACACCGACCAAGCAAATACTGTTTCAAAACACAAAGATAGATTCTTTACTTCAATCCTAAAGAAAATTGGTCAATCAGTATATGACGTTATTGCATCAATCATTACTGGCCAAGTACAAAGTAATTTAGGTGAATTTAAAGATGGCGAAAAATCAGCAGCTCTTGAAAAAGGTGTTGCTGAAGGTTGAGTTGGCTTATCAAAAACTCACTTAACTGGTGAAGATCAAGCAAAAGCAACCGAAGCTCTTGAAGCTGCTAAAAAAATATTTGATGGTTTGGATGAAACTCACAAAAAATGATTAGCAGGTGGATATGTTAAAGCTGAAGACACTTCAGAAACATCAGATATCCAAACAAGAATTAATGCATTGTCTAAAGCAATTAACGAATCAGCTCAAGCTTAG
- a CDS encoding ABC transporter ATP-binding protein — MNAVEFVNVTKEFPGIKANDNVSFEVKKGSIHALIGENGAGKSTLMSVLFGLYEPTSGKILVNENQVFFRGPNDANALGIGMVHQHFKLVDVYTNLDNIILGSEPTKTGILLDRNVAIRKIRALQNTYDLHFDLFQKSGEATVSTQQKVEIMKMLYKDNDILVFDEPTAALTDEEIQGLLRSFEIFRKNGKTIIFISHKLKEIEQVADYATVLRLGKVVGNFDMKKVEMKQIVEAMVGSTVKSIANTTPAERKEVVFELRNISTNKGHKKLSNVSLKIHAGEIFAIAGVEGNGQNTLEQVCSGMIKPSFGNIFLRTQNPKDKTYSLEDVTNLGAYGRSKKRLSFIPADRHHHGLILDYSITDNAILRRLWDPHFQVAGIIKNKAKRKFATDIIEKYDVRGARGGNSISRSLSGGNQQKFIVGREIETPHDFIIIVQPTRGLDIGAINNIHSEILKEKADGKAILLISYELDEVIALADTIAVINEGHIVAINDARKITRTEIGSWMAASTSGGEIRWWETNSEKESKKQYFDMHTKSLKADFQSVILSIASTKSSISLAKKMHNSSEVEELKMQLLKLKAQESELKMAIKQKISSLEMNFAKEYAERKGQEHAN; from the coding sequence GTGAATGCAGTAGAATTTGTTAATGTAACAAAAGAATTTCCTGGCATTAAAGCTAACGATAATGTTAGTTTTGAAGTTAAAAAAGGCTCAATTCACGCTCTAATCGGCGAGAATGGTGCTGGAAAAAGTACATTAATGTCTGTTTTGTTCGGACTCTATGAGCCTACTTCGGGAAAAATTCTCGTAAATGAGAATCAAGTATTTTTTAGAGGACCTAACGATGCTAATGCACTAGGAATTGGTATGGTACACCAACATTTTAAACTTGTGGATGTGTACACCAACTTAGATAACATCATCTTAGGATCAGAACCTACTAAAACTGGAATTTTACTTGACCGTAACGTGGCAATTCGTAAAATAAGAGCCTTACAAAACACTTACGATTTACATTTCGATTTATTTCAAAAAAGTGGCGAAGCGACGGTTTCAACACAACAAAAAGTTGAAATCATGAAGATGCTTTATAAAGACAATGATATTCTTGTCTTTGATGAACCCACAGCCGCGCTTACTGACGAAGAAATTCAAGGTTTGTTGCGGTCATTTGAAATATTTAGAAAAAACGGCAAGACAATCATTTTCATTTCACATAAATTAAAAGAAATCGAGCAAGTTGCCGATTATGCCACCGTCCTAAGATTGGGCAAAGTGGTTGGCAACTTTGATATGAAAAAAGTTGAAATGAAACAAATTGTCGAAGCAATGGTTGGTTCAACTGTTAAATCAATCGCAAACACAACACCTGCCGAACGCAAGGAAGTTGTGTTTGAGCTTCGCAACATTTCAACTAATAAAGGCCATAAAAAATTAAGTAATGTTTCTTTAAAAATTCACGCAGGCGAAATTTTTGCCATTGCTGGTGTTGAAGGAAACGGGCAAAATACTCTTGAGCAAGTTTGCTCTGGTATGATTAAACCTTCATTCGGAAACATTTTTCTAAGAACACAAAATCCAAAAGATAAGACTTATAGTCTTGAGGATGTTACAAATTTAGGTGCCTATGGAAGATCGAAAAAACGACTTTCATTCATTCCGGCAGACCGTCATCACCATGGTCTTATCTTAGATTATTCTATTACAGATAATGCAATTTTAAGAAGACTCTGAGATCCTCATTTTCAAGTAGCAGGAATAATTAAAAACAAAGCAAAGCGTAAATTTGCTACCGATATAATTGAGAAATACGATGTTCGTGGTGCTCGTGGTGGTAATTCCATTTCACGTTCATTGTCGGGCGGAAATCAACAAAAATTTATTGTTGGTAGAGAAATTGAAACCCCACATGATTTTATTATCATTGTGCAACCTACTCGTGGTTTAGATATCGGTGCAATTAACAATATTCACTCAGAAATTCTTAAAGAAAAAGCAGACGGCAAAGCAATCTTATTAATTTCATACGAACTTGACGAAGTTATTGCTTTAGCTGATACTATCGCAGTTATCAACGAAGGACACATTGTTGCTATAAATGATGCTAGAAAGATTACTCGTACCGAAATTGGTTCTTGAATGGCGGCATCAACAAGCGGCGGAGAAATTCGTTGATGAGAAACGAATTCTGAGAAAGAATCGAAAAAACAATACTTTGATATGCATACTAAATCGCTAAAAGCTGATTTTCAAAGCGTAATTCTAAGTATTGCTTCAACTAAGAGCAGCATTTCATTAGCAAAAAAAATGCACAATAGCTCAGAAGTTGAAGAATTAAAAATGCAACTTCTAAAACTAAAAGCTCAAGAAAGCGAACTTAAAATGGCAATTAAGCAAAAAATAAGTTCCTTAGAAATGAACTTTGCCAAAGAATATGCAGAAAGGAAGGGTCAAGAACATGCAAACTAA